The genomic interval TGGGACGAATTATTGATCGGGGTTTGAGGTGTTGTTTTATTGTTTTTTCCTCGTTAAGTTTTGTTGCCTGAGTGGGCGGAGTAGAAGATATTGAATTTATTATGCTTGATAATTTGCTTTTGTTTAGTTGGTAAATAACTAGCAAATGAATTTATGTAATCTTGCAGGGAAAGCAAGGCGGTAGATACGGAATCACTTTGTGTTATTTCCGGGAAGTTGGTGTGGTCTGTTCGCATTGATGTTCACATTCTGGACAATGGGGGGTACGTGGTTTTGGAGACATCTTTCATTTAGTGTATTTATATTGGCTTGAGAGTTTTTTTTATAGGCTTCTTTAAACTGACCTTGTTCTTTTTGTGTTGCAATGAAATAGAAATCTTGTCGATGCTGCCAATATTGCTGCTCTAGCTGCCTTATCAACATTCCGGAGGCCTGAATGTACTCTAGGAGGCGAAGATGGTCAGGAATTGATAATACATCCGCCTGAGGTTGGttctttaatatatatacacacatttGCATTTAAAAAAGTAATAGATTTAAGATATTTTCTAGGTTTTCACGGATTTTTCAATAGTGCATGAGTGAGCAATCATGATCAGAAGTGCCAAATGCCTACTAAATTTATGTTTCTACTGAAAATGAGTTGTATGAGGTGCTCTTAACTTACTAGTTATTGTATTTTACTAAACAAATTTGCTCTTAACATCGTTCAAATTTTGCTTAACAGTTGGACAGATCACTTCAACTGTTAGCAATCTGTCCACCTTATTGTTTGAATACTCTTCCATACTTGTGGAGCCTCATGTTCTCCGTCTATTTTGTTGTAAATGCATTTTAAAATTGGTATCTCCAGAACCTAACATAATAAAGGTAGCTTACTTTAAGTCGAGTCATTTCTTTGCTACATTCAAATCAGTTGTGATGATTATGGTGACATATCAAGTGCCTTATTTTGTCACAATGCAGTAAATTGTTCTCCTTTGGAGGTTATGGTCTTTAATCAAgttgtaatttaatttaattaggTTTTACATTATTTTGATTTTGGCAGGTGAGAGAGCCTATTCCATTAATAATACACCATCTTCCTGTAGCGGTAACCTTTGGTTTTATTGGTAAAGAGAATATCGTGGTAGGTTAACTATTCTTATAGTTTTCTTAATCTCGTCCCAATGATTTTGCTCCAAGGTCATTGTCTTCTAGAATATACTGCTAATTAAAAGCTAATAACACAATTTTTGATTCTAGGTAATCGATCCAACCCACTATGAGGAGACTGTTATGGGTGGTAGAATGACTGTTACGCTTAATACAAACGGGGATGTTTGTGCTATCCAGAAAGCGGGAGGAGATGGTGTGTTACCGAGTGTTATCATGCAGTGCTTGCGTATTGCTTCTGTGAAGGCTGGCGACATGTCAAGTAAAATAAAGAATGCTGTGAGTTGTAAAACTATTACCTTATATGTTGCTAGTTCAATGCTTAACATCTATCTACACTCTACAGACAGATGGATTTTCTCAAGTGCTTAATTCTGTGAATGTCTGCAGGTTGAATCTTTCAATACAGAAAGAGCACTAAGGAAGATTAAACGGCATAATTCCTCTGCTGCTGTTGATGTGAGTGAACCAGCTCAGAAAGGAGGCACTGAGTTCTCTGATACTCATATGTGTAGACTGAACTTAATGTCCGAGGAAAGTAGGGTCATACAAAGTAATGGCATGGAAGTTGATGGCAAACTATTGCAACAGGAAGAAACAATTATGAGAGACAGTGATGCTAAGAGCTTCATTGGTGGGCCCTCTAGCTGGTATGGCTTTACAGATCGTTTGATATGCTAAATTTTTTGACATGAATGTTAGGCAAACCATCTAATCATATATGTGATTTGTTTTGTCAAGTTAGGGAACATTAGGATGTCATGGaacacaaataaataattataatgaGTCAGAGTTGACACGAGTCAATTTAAACAACTAAAAATTAGTTCATTAGTTTTCTCCATTTGTTCACAAAGTTTTTCTTTTCTCCTTTGTATTATTCCTGGGACAGTTGACTGGATGCAAAAACTATTTTGAGAAGAATCAAAGGACAGAAATAGGTGAATAGGTGTCAATGTGACTGGTTAATGTGCTGAGAGTAGAAAGAGTTTAACCTATTTTCTCACCTAAAACTCAAGAACAATGAAAAACTGTAAGGAAAAATAGAGACATTCTTCTTGCTTGGATGATCTCCTAAAAGCACCCTAAGATGAATGAGGTTAATGAGAATTATTCGTAACTAATCTTGATGAAGATTAAAGGAGAAACTCCTCTCTGATTTAGGAGTTGGTCAGTTGAAAGAATTAAGAAAGAGTGGAAGGAAGAATATCTCCACAGAGAATTGGTGTAAACTCAGGAACCCTTTGGTCTCCCTCAAGCAATCATGAAATTATAGTAGTCAACTCTCTCTATGAAGATTATAATTTCTTAAGTAGAAGaaaatttaaccatcatgcaAAATCTTCAAATGTGAGTTAATTAATAATGTTAACGaggatataaataattataacaGTCTAAATATGTTACTTATACTCTTCATTTTACCATCGAGTACTCGTGTCGGACACTTGACAGTTGGGCATGGACACTCGAACTTGGACACTTTAGTGcaaaaacatgtatatttttcAATATGTTGTTGAGTCCGATACTTGGATACATATCCATGGCGGACACTCCTAGCCGAGTCCAAGTAACATTGGACTCTAGAATATATGTGTATGTAGAAGAGATATAACAGAGAGAAGGGAGATAGACAGGAGaaataatatttgaatatattAATGTAGCTGCTATATTAGCACACCTACTTGTTTACAGTTTCTTGATGATAACAAACATTGAGGATCTGCCTCATAGTCATTATATAGAACAAAAATTACTGCCTAGAACGTACTGATGCTAGAAAGAAGATGCTTAAAATACTAATATAGAAATAAGTTGCTAGAGATAGGATGCTGAAATTACTAAAATTTTAACAATTATATACACATGCCTTTTTTGACTGATGATAATATTAAAAAGGTTAATGAGGGTGTTTCAGTCGAAGGCTTATGGGATTATATTGTTGTATGATTGTATCCTTATATTCTGAGTTTTGGTTCTCTATATGTAAGATACCTGTTATTGTTATTGTTTCTCTGAACGAGGCCAAGTGGAAGAAGTAAAACTACAAACTAAAATTGCTTTTAGTCTCCTGATTGTTTTGATTTTAAGTTTTTGGGCTTTTCTCTTTGTAAGTAGCTTTTTGTATTTTCATTTAGGGACCCACATTCAAAGGGCGTCAATTCTGATGCATTGAGAGCTTCCCCTGCGTCACAAGGTATATAACTTGTTCCGAGGAGAAAAAATAATAATCAGCTTGCTATCTATTCAAACATGGTTTATACCTTCAATACTGGCTGATGTTTCAAGCTCAGAACATTATATCATCACTTCTGTAAAGTTATACTTGAGCAATCAACATAATAATTGCTCTCTCTTTTCCTACTCAGTTTTGTGTATCGACGTATCGTACTATACACTACTAATAGAATAATCTTAATTCATGAAACTTGGCGTCCCTCATTTAAATCGAGTAATATACTTGGTATCTTGCACTCGTGTCCACAATGTACAGAGCGGTgtaaatttaattaatattatatgttgTGCAGTAGTCGAAGCACCTACTAAGAAGCTAGAAGACCCTAAAGTCGACCAGCCCAGTGATATGGAATTAACCCAACCAGTCTCTGATAATACGTTGCCAAATGAAGTAGCCAATACTGGATTACAAACAAGCGAAGAAAAGACCCTGGAGGATGCTATAAAGCCTAAGCacaagaggaagaagaagaagaaggcatCCTCGCAGCAGTAATGCAAGCAAAATGACTTCTGCTAACAGAATTCTTTTAGGTATGTTGGGGCAAGTTTAATGTATTTGTGTTGCTATAGTTGCATGATGAGAAGTAGTGACAACGTTTGAAAATTTGTTGGTTTCTTGATGTAAAGAGCTTAACAATGTTATCTATAGAAAGATCTACATTGCAATGGCTAGATATTTTAGCAAACCTTTATTCTTCAGCATTATCAGCCATGTTATCTATGGGAAAGTATTTCCCCTTTCAAAATTGAGTTTTCTTACATTTTCAATAGAATGGATAAACTTTGTACTTGTTTGGATCCATTTTTCTACTGTATGCTAGTTCTTCTACACCGTCGTCATACTTTATTAATTTGCACACCCTAAAATTTATCTGATAATGAGCGCCCATAAAATTCATCCGAGTAATTACGATGGTTTCCG from Apium graveolens cultivar Ventura unplaced genomic scaffold, ASM990537v1 ctg1633, whole genome shotgun sequence carries:
- the LOC141700019 gene encoding exosome complex component RRP45A-like isoform X2 is translated as MEQRLASTWRMSVNETKFIENSLLSDLRVDGRRPFDYRRLIIKFGRDDGSSEVQLGNTHVMAFVTSQLVQPYRDRPNEGTLSFYTEFSPMADPSFEAGRPGELAVELGRIIDRGLRESKAVDTESLCVISGKLVWSVRIDVHILDNGGNLVDAANIAALAALSTFRRPECTLGGEDGQELIIHPPEVREPIPLIIHHLPVAVTFGFIGKENIVVIDPTHYEETVMGGRMTVTLNTNGDVCAIQKAGGDGVLPSVIMQCLRIASVKAGDMSSKIKNAVESFNTERALRKIKRHNSSAAVDVSEPAQKGGTEFSDTHMCRLNLMSEESRVIQSNGMEVDGKLLQQEETIMRDSDAKSFIGGPSSWDPHSKGVNSDALRASPASQVEAPTKKLEDPKVDQPSDMELTQPVSDNTLPNEVANTGLQTSEEKTLEDAIKPKHKRKKKKKASSQQ
- the LOC141700019 gene encoding exosome complex component RRP45A-like isoform X3; amino-acid sequence: MEQRLASTWRMSVNETKFIENSLLSDLRVDGRRPFDYRRLIIKFGRDDGSSEVQLGNTHVMAFVTSQLVQPYRDRPNEGTLSFYTEFSPMADPSFEAGRPGELAVELGRIIDRGLRESKAVDTESLCVISGKLVWSVRIDVHILDNGGNLVDAANIAALAALSTFRRPECTLGGEDGQELIIHPPEVREPIPLIIHHLPVAVTFGFIGKENIVVIDPTHYEETVMGGRMTVTLNTNGDVCAIQKAGGDGVLPSVIMQCLRIASVKAGDMSSKIKNAVESFNTERALRKIKRHNSSAAVDVSEPAQKGGTEFSDTHMCRLNLMSEESRVIQSNGMEVDGKLLQQEETIMRDSDAKSFIGGPSSCSRSTY
- the LOC141700019 gene encoding exosome complex component RRP45A-like isoform X1, producing MEQRLASTWRMSVNETKFIENSLLSDLRVDGRRPFDYRRLIIKFGRDDGSSEVQLGNTHVMAFVTSQLVQPYRDRPNEGTLSFYTEFSPMADPSFEAGRPGELAVELGRIIDRGLRESKAVDTESLCVISGKLVWSVRIDVHILDNGGNLVDAANIAALAALSTFRRPECTLGGEDGQELIIHPPEVREPIPLIIHHLPVAVTFGFIGKENIVVIDPTHYEETVMGGRMTVTLNTNGDVCAIQKAGGDGVLPSVIMQCLRIASVKAGDMSSKIKNAVESFNTERALRKIKRHNSSAAVDVSEPAQKGGTEFSDTHMCRLNLMSEESRVIQSNGMEVDGKLLQQEETIMRDSDAKSFIGGPSSWDPHSKGVNSDALRASPASQVVEAPTKKLEDPKVDQPSDMELTQPVSDNTLPNEVANTGLQTSEEKTLEDAIKPKHKRKKKKKASSQQ